The Candidatus Syntrophosphaera sp. DNA window TCGTTATCCATGCCGGGTCAAAAAAACCACCCCGAAGGGTGGCTGGCAATTTATTTCTTCTTATGACGGTTCTTGCGCAAGCGTTTTTTCCGCTTGTGAGTGGCAATTTTATGTCTTTTCTTCTTTTTTCCGCAGGGCATCTTAACTCACTCTACATCTTGACGTTGATGTCAACGACGGATGATTTGAATTCGCGGGAAAACTTAAAGGTGGGAACTGTCCTGGCGGGAACCGGAACTTTCTCGTCGGTTTTGGGATTGCGTCCCACGCGGGGCTTGCGGGTCTTGAGCTTGAAGGTGCCAAAGCCGCGGATCTCGATGTGATGGCCTTTGCCAAGGCTGTCCTTGATCGATTGCAGGAGGGAATCAACAACCACACCAACGTCTTTGCGAATGATGCCGGTATTTTCGGATATGATTTTTACCAGATCTGCTTTTGTCATGTTTTTCTCCTTTGATTATATGCTTCGATATCGCTTTTTTTACTGCTTGGATTCAATAAGACGCTCAAAAACATAAGCTTAGGTTTGTGTCAAGAAAAAAATTGGGAGCCCGTTGCCGGAAGTGCTTGCAAAGCTTGAAGTAATGGGAACGGATGGCAGTTTGCAAGCATGCAGATCCTTGCCCGCGAAGCCCTTGGGCGGGGCTGGTCAATCCCCTGTGCCCGGAATCAGGATGCCGCCCGAGCCTTTCCACCTGCGATAATCCCGGAAGCTGACCAGCGCCGCGGCCAGGAAGAATCCGGCGGCCACCACGAAGACCATTGTGAGGCTGAAGATCTTGAGGATGGCATA harbors:
- a CDS encoding integration host factor subunit beta, with protein sequence MTKADLVKIISENTGIIRKDVGVVVDSLLQSIKDSLGKGHHIEIRGFGTFKLKTRKPRVGRNPKTDEKVPVPARTVPTFKFSREFKSSVVDINVKM